In one Phaenicophaeus curvirostris isolate KB17595 chromosome 19, BPBGC_Pcur_1.0, whole genome shotgun sequence genomic region, the following are encoded:
- the SMURF2 gene encoding E3 ubiquitin-protein ligase SMURF2 isoform X1, with translation MDEQLLGWCGERMFCTSPEPLRLPVLLCAKNLVKKDFFRLPDPFAKVVVDGSGQCHSTDTVKNTLDPKWNQHYDLYIGKSDSITISVWNHKKIHKKQGAGFLGCVRLLSNAINRLKDTGYQRLDLCKLGPNDNDTVRGQIVVSLQSRDRIGTGGQVVDCSRLFDNDLPDGWEERRTASGRIQYLNHMTRTTQWERPTRPASEYSSPGRPLSCFVDENTPITGTNGATCGQSSDPRLAERRVRSQRHRNYMSRTHLHTPPDLPEGYEQRTTQQGQVYFLHTQTGVSTWHDPRVPRDLSNINCEELGPLPPGWEIRNTATGRVYFVDHNNRTTQFTDPRLSANLHLVLNRQNQLKDQQHQQQQQVVSLCQLPDEAECLTVPRYKRDLVQKLKILRQELSQQQPQAGHCRIEVSREEIFEESYRQVMKMRPKDLWKRLMIKFRGEEGLDYGGVAREWLYLLSHEMLNPYYGLFQYSRDDIYTLQINPDSAVNPEHLSYFHFVGRIMGMAVFHGHYIDGGFTLPFYKQLLGKPITLDDMELVDPDLHNSLVWILENDITGVLDHTFCVEHNAYGEIIQHELKPNGKSIPVTEENKKEYVRLYVNWRFLRGIEAQFLALQKGFNEVIPQHLLKTFDEKELELIICGLGKIDVNDWKANTRLKHCTPDSNIVKWFWKAVEFFDEERRARLLQFVTGSSRVPLQGFKALQGAAGPRLFTIHQIDASTNNLPKAHTCFNRIDIPPYESYDKLYEKLLTAIEETCGFAVE, from the exons taCTGTGTGCAAAAAACTTGgtgaaaaaggattttttcc GACTCCCTGACCCATTTGCTAAGGTTGTGGTGGATGGATCTGGCCAATGCCATTCTACAGATACTGTGAAGAATACACTCGATCCAAAATGGAATCAGCATTATGACCT ATATATTGGGAAGTCGGATTCAATAACAATCAGCGTGTGGAATCACAAGAAAATTCATAAAAAGCAGGGAGctggttttctgggctgtgtgAGACTTCTCTCAAACGCAATCAACCGCCTTAAAGACACTGGTT ATCAGAGATTGGATCTGTGCAAGCTTGGgccaaatgacaatgataccgtTAGAGGACAGATAGTAG TAAGTCTTCAGTCCAGAGACCGAATAGGCACAGGAGGACAGGTTGTGGACTGCAGTCGGTTATTCGATAATGATTTGCCAGATGG GTGGGAGGAGCGGCGGACTGCTTCTGGAAGGATCCAGTATTTAAATCATATGACGCGAACAACTCAGTGGGAGCGACCAACACG GCCGGCATCTGAATACTCCAGTCCAGGCAGGCCACTGAGCTGCTTTGTGGATGAGAACACTCCAATTACAGGGACAAACGGTGCAACCTGCGGGCAGTCGTCGGATCCCCGGCTGGCAGAGAGGAGAGTCCGGTCACAGAGGCACAGAAATTACATGAGCAGGACACACTTGCACACTCCTCCCGATTTACCTGAAGGATATG AGCAAAGGACGACTCAGCAAGGTCAGGTCTATTTTCTCCATACTCAGACTGGTGTTAGCACATGGCACGATCCAAGAGTACCTAG GGATCTTAGCAACATCAATTGTGAAGAGCTTGGTCCACTGCCTCCTGGATGGGAGATCCGAAATACGGCAACAGGCAGAGTTTATTTTGTTGACCATAACAACAGGACAACGCAGTTTACAGATCCCCGGCTATCTGCTAACTTGCATTTAGTCCTAAA CCGCCAGAATCAACTTAAAGatcagcagcaccagcagcagcagcaggtcgTGTCCCTGTGCCAGCTTCCAGATGAGGCAGAGTGTCTGACCGTGCCGAGGTACAAGCGAGACCTAGTGCAGAAACTCAAGATCCTGAGGCAGGAGCTGTCACAGCAGCAACCCCAAGCTGGCCACTGTCGTATTGAGGTGTCCAGGGAGGAGATTTTCGAG GAATCCTACAGGCAAGTCATGAAGATGAGGCCAAAAGACCTGTGGAAACGATTAATGATAAAATTTCGTGGGGAGGAAGGCCTTGATTATGGAGGTGTTGCTAG ggaGTGGCTCTACCTGTTGTCCCACGAAATGTTGAATCCATATTATGGACTCTTCCAATACTCCCGAGATGATATCTATACACTGCAAATCAACCCAGACTCTGCGGTCAACCCG GAACACTTGTCATATTTCCATTTCGTTGGACGGATAATGGGGATGGCTGTGTTTCACGGACACTATATTGATGGGggcttcacgttgcctttcTACAAGCAGTTGCTAGGGAAGCCAATTACTCTGGACGACATGGAATTGGTTGACCCCGATCTTCACAACAGCTTGGTCTGGATACT tGAGAACGATATCACGGGAGTCTTGGACCATACGTTTTGTGTAGAACACAATGCCTACGGGGAAATCATTCAACATGAACTGAAACCCAATGGCAAAAGCATCCCTgtgacagaggaaaacaaaaaggaatatGTCAG ACTTTATGTGAACTGGCGATTCTTACGAGGAATTGAAGCTCAGTTTCTGGCTCTACAGAAGGGATTTAATGAAGTAATCCCACAACATCTGCTGAAGACATTTGATGAGAAGGAGTTAGAG cTCATCATTTGTGGACTGGGAAAAATTGATGTTAATGACTGGAAGGCAAATACGAGGTTAAAACACTGTACCCCTGACAGCAACATCGTGAAATGGTTCTGGAAAGCTGTGGAGTTTTTTGATGAAGAGAGGAGAGCGCGACTTCTCCAGTTTGTGACTGGCTCATCCCGAGTGCCTCTGCAGGGCTTCAAGGCATTACAAG GTGCTGCAGGCCCACGACTATTTACAATACACCAGATTGATGCCAGCACTAATAATTTGCCGAAAGCTCATACCTG CTTTAACCGAATAGACATTCCTCCTTACGAGAGCTACGACAAGCTATACGAGAAGCTGCTAACTGCCATTGAAGAAACCTGCGGGTTCGCTGTGGAATGA
- the SMURF2 gene encoding E3 ubiquitin-protein ligase SMURF2 isoform X2 translates to MANPGARRGGPVKLRLTVLCAKNLVKKDFFRLPDPFAKVVVDGSGQCHSTDTVKNTLDPKWNQHYDLYIGKSDSITISVWNHKKIHKKQGAGFLGCVRLLSNAINRLKDTGYQRLDLCKLGPNDNDTVRGQIVVSLQSRDRIGTGGQVVDCSRLFDNDLPDGWEERRTASGRIQYLNHMTRTTQWERPTRPASEYSSPGRPLSCFVDENTPITGTNGATCGQSSDPRLAERRVRSQRHRNYMSRTHLHTPPDLPEGYEQRTTQQGQVYFLHTQTGVSTWHDPRVPRDLSNINCEELGPLPPGWEIRNTATGRVYFVDHNNRTTQFTDPRLSANLHLVLNRQNQLKDQQHQQQQQVVSLCQLPDEAECLTVPRYKRDLVQKLKILRQELSQQQPQAGHCRIEVSREEIFEESYRQVMKMRPKDLWKRLMIKFRGEEGLDYGGVAREWLYLLSHEMLNPYYGLFQYSRDDIYTLQINPDSAVNPEHLSYFHFVGRIMGMAVFHGHYIDGGFTLPFYKQLLGKPITLDDMELVDPDLHNSLVWILENDITGVLDHTFCVEHNAYGEIIQHELKPNGKSIPVTEENKKEYVRLYVNWRFLRGIEAQFLALQKGFNEVIPQHLLKTFDEKELELIICGLGKIDVNDWKANTRLKHCTPDSNIVKWFWKAVEFFDEERRARLLQFVTGSSRVPLQGFKALQGAAGPRLFTIHQIDASTNNLPKAHTCFNRIDIPPYESYDKLYEKLLTAIEETCGFAVE, encoded by the exons taCTGTGTGCAAAAAACTTGgtgaaaaaggattttttcc GACTCCCTGACCCATTTGCTAAGGTTGTGGTGGATGGATCTGGCCAATGCCATTCTACAGATACTGTGAAGAATACACTCGATCCAAAATGGAATCAGCATTATGACCT ATATATTGGGAAGTCGGATTCAATAACAATCAGCGTGTGGAATCACAAGAAAATTCATAAAAAGCAGGGAGctggttttctgggctgtgtgAGACTTCTCTCAAACGCAATCAACCGCCTTAAAGACACTGGTT ATCAGAGATTGGATCTGTGCAAGCTTGGgccaaatgacaatgataccgtTAGAGGACAGATAGTAG TAAGTCTTCAGTCCAGAGACCGAATAGGCACAGGAGGACAGGTTGTGGACTGCAGTCGGTTATTCGATAATGATTTGCCAGATGG GTGGGAGGAGCGGCGGACTGCTTCTGGAAGGATCCAGTATTTAAATCATATGACGCGAACAACTCAGTGGGAGCGACCAACACG GCCGGCATCTGAATACTCCAGTCCAGGCAGGCCACTGAGCTGCTTTGTGGATGAGAACACTCCAATTACAGGGACAAACGGTGCAACCTGCGGGCAGTCGTCGGATCCCCGGCTGGCAGAGAGGAGAGTCCGGTCACAGAGGCACAGAAATTACATGAGCAGGACACACTTGCACACTCCTCCCGATTTACCTGAAGGATATG AGCAAAGGACGACTCAGCAAGGTCAGGTCTATTTTCTCCATACTCAGACTGGTGTTAGCACATGGCACGATCCAAGAGTACCTAG GGATCTTAGCAACATCAATTGTGAAGAGCTTGGTCCACTGCCTCCTGGATGGGAGATCCGAAATACGGCAACAGGCAGAGTTTATTTTGTTGACCATAACAACAGGACAACGCAGTTTACAGATCCCCGGCTATCTGCTAACTTGCATTTAGTCCTAAA CCGCCAGAATCAACTTAAAGatcagcagcaccagcagcagcagcaggtcgTGTCCCTGTGCCAGCTTCCAGATGAGGCAGAGTGTCTGACCGTGCCGAGGTACAAGCGAGACCTAGTGCAGAAACTCAAGATCCTGAGGCAGGAGCTGTCACAGCAGCAACCCCAAGCTGGCCACTGTCGTATTGAGGTGTCCAGGGAGGAGATTTTCGAG GAATCCTACAGGCAAGTCATGAAGATGAGGCCAAAAGACCTGTGGAAACGATTAATGATAAAATTTCGTGGGGAGGAAGGCCTTGATTATGGAGGTGTTGCTAG ggaGTGGCTCTACCTGTTGTCCCACGAAATGTTGAATCCATATTATGGACTCTTCCAATACTCCCGAGATGATATCTATACACTGCAAATCAACCCAGACTCTGCGGTCAACCCG GAACACTTGTCATATTTCCATTTCGTTGGACGGATAATGGGGATGGCTGTGTTTCACGGACACTATATTGATGGGggcttcacgttgcctttcTACAAGCAGTTGCTAGGGAAGCCAATTACTCTGGACGACATGGAATTGGTTGACCCCGATCTTCACAACAGCTTGGTCTGGATACT tGAGAACGATATCACGGGAGTCTTGGACCATACGTTTTGTGTAGAACACAATGCCTACGGGGAAATCATTCAACATGAACTGAAACCCAATGGCAAAAGCATCCCTgtgacagaggaaaacaaaaaggaatatGTCAG ACTTTATGTGAACTGGCGATTCTTACGAGGAATTGAAGCTCAGTTTCTGGCTCTACAGAAGGGATTTAATGAAGTAATCCCACAACATCTGCTGAAGACATTTGATGAGAAGGAGTTAGAG cTCATCATTTGTGGACTGGGAAAAATTGATGTTAATGACTGGAAGGCAAATACGAGGTTAAAACACTGTACCCCTGACAGCAACATCGTGAAATGGTTCTGGAAAGCTGTGGAGTTTTTTGATGAAGAGAGGAGAGCGCGACTTCTCCAGTTTGTGACTGGCTCATCCCGAGTGCCTCTGCAGGGCTTCAAGGCATTACAAG GTGCTGCAGGCCCACGACTATTTACAATACACCAGATTGATGCCAGCACTAATAATTTGCCGAAAGCTCATACCTG CTTTAACCGAATAGACATTCCTCCTTACGAGAGCTACGACAAGCTATACGAGAAGCTGCTAACTGCCATTGAAGAAACCTGCGGGTTCGCTGTGGAATGA